In Dermacentor variabilis isolate Ectoservices chromosome 11, ASM5094787v1, whole genome shotgun sequence, one genomic interval encodes:
- the LOC142564323 gene encoding uncharacterized protein LOC142564323 isoform X6, which yields MGTLLMYRDLPGGPTKVKFADEISRHCLCGQCGMISLSMFQDPGGHMFCDACLHEQSTKHHIYDIYCTYERKRIDINEMFEARDLITILREQYVDCPNQQNCNTKVQLQNLRDHYVLCKQRVQCTSCDQSIETKKRETHVYAFKSQQDTAEAAEKSSASVKTVKERGYQEEQNTPVLCSHNSRASKPSATQKYSEFESAEESKYLCEERRPAELETAATQPRDQVMSAMGGAAAPMQHNEGENGGPAMMQECGFCQRNVKQRNMPRHRENCTKAPKPCVYCEEQILPVYMPSHMEHCTSNPDNVHTGFSSQCNAEAAAATAAADPDPVDQSSDNSAFYFEHNTHVGGTPAWFQYLASGDWLSAFVAMEESLTFQRMEEESRYALLAPALVFLGRYSCVEDFLAQPSPVQQFDCLLAALFVRAFLPRSVFSRTQEVSWTQALQYLPHFLASRLSEEAVAYLCAYPVFLEEIGSLPVDVNRKCTTERQPRPNPEPLTITEERASRTTVNTLQGEKKDETGTSECVLREQAAALALLGKSHSALFKDESSSKPSHFSSDFVAFDMTALHVGAPFQKDMKQLSVESRSDDSAKGEDADCTVYLNDPPPLNRETSQQARSHLHHTPYASALSTNELLYAALERSPRQLRGLLFSAAQSSPLQQHLACENPRPVSTVRERTEGTPALHGVNSTTIIVTSSANSTASAGTSEYPSTELSLMRNDSREIYSRERTERAVTCRELAAKLQEGTSSEYATYMEVEHSADRSLHQLCTRGPYCECRSTAPVSKQYRDTKSGTGRHVEHLKQYPGRPMRVSAQEQSPGLNGNPPLPSTHSFRWGIQTSRNGTGRHFTAAYEADEYALNVDGVSKQNFEDVANVDE from the exons ATGGGTACATTGCTGATGTACCGGGACCTTCCCGGTGGTCCGACAAAGGTGAAGTTCGCGGACGAGATATCCCGTCACTGCTTGTGCGGTCAGTGCGGCATGATCTCGCTGTCCATGTTCCAAGATCCCGGAGGCCACATGTTTTGCGATGCTTGTCTACACGAGCAGAGCACGAAGCATCACATATACGACATCTACTGCACGTACGAACGAAAGAGAATCGATATTAACGAG atgTTTGAAGCTCGTGACCTCATCACGATACTCCGCGAACAGTACGTGGACTGTCCGAATCAACAAAATTGTAACACAAAAGTGCAACTGCAGAATCTACGT GATCACTACGTTTTATGCAAACAACGTGTTCAATGCACCAGCTGTGACCAAAGCATCGAGACCAAAAAGCGGGAGACTCACGTCTATGCCTTCAAGTCACAGCAAGacacagcagaagcagcagagAAATCCAGCGCCTCCGTGAAGACGGTAAAG GAGAGAGGATATCAAGAGGAACAGAACACTCCAGTCTTATGTTCTCACAATTCCCGGGCGTCTAAACCAAGCGCTACCCAAAAATATTCTGAATTTGAAAGCGCAGAAGAATCTAAATACCTCTGTGAGGAACGTCGGCCTGCAGAACTGGAGACTGCCGCTACTCAACCACGTGATCAGGTTATGTCCGCCATGGGCGGCGCAGCGGCTCCCATGCAG CACAATGAAGGAGAAAACGGCGGCCCTGCCATGATGCAAGAATGCGGATTTTGCCAAAGAAACGTTAAGCAAAGGAACATGCCACGTCACCGAGAAAATTGCACCAAAGCTCCGAAGCCTTGCGTGTACTGCGAGGAACAGATTCTTCCCGTATATATGCCG TCGCATATGGAACATTGTACTTCGAACCCAGACAACGTACACACG GGTTTCTCTTCCCAGTGCAACGCAGAAGCAGCTGCAGCAACTGCAGCAGCCGACCCCGACCCCGTTGACCAGTCCTCAGACAATTCTGCTTTCTACTTCGAACACAACACCCATGTCGGCGGTACACCTGCCTGGTTCCAGTACTTGGCCTCAGGAGACTGGCTGAGCGCATTCGTGGCTATGGAAGAATCACTCACGTTCCAAAGAATGGAAGAGGAAAGCAGATATGCTCTTTTGGCTCCCGCACTCGTTTTTTTGGGTCGGTACAGCTGCGTGGAAGATTTCCTGGCACAGCCCTCTCCAGTGCAGCAGTTCGACTGTCTGCTAGCAGCACTGTTTGTCAGGGCGTTCCTGCCCCGAAGCGTGTTCTCAAGGACGCAAGAAGTGTCGTGGACGCAAGCTCTGCAATACCTTCCTCATTTCCTGGCATCTAGGCTGAGTGAAGAGGCGGTGGCTTACCTCTGTGCGTACCCTGTTTTTCTGGAAGAAATTGGCTCGCTACCGGTTGATGTAAACCGGAAGTGTACTACGGAACGTCAGCCGCGCCCTAATCCAGAGCCACTCACCATTACGGAAGAAAGAGCGTCGAGAACCACTGTTAACACTCTTCAAGGAGAGAAGAAAGATGAAACGGGGACGTCGGAGTGTGTTTTACGG GAACAAGCGGCTGCACTGGCTTTATTAGGTAAGAgtcattctgctcttttcaagGATGAATCAAGCTCGAAGCCATCTCATTTCTCTTCGGATTTCGTTGCTTTTGATATGACTGCTCTACATGTAGGTGCCCCATTTCAGAAAGACATGAAGCAACTAAGCGTCGAGTCAAGAAGCGACGACAGTGCAAAAGGAGAAGACGCTGACTGCACTGTATATTTGAATGATCCCCCGCCATTGAACAGAGAGACCTCACAGCAAGCACGAAGCCATTTGCATCACACGCCCTACGCGTCTGCATTGAGCACAAATGAATTGTTGTATGCGGCCTTAGAACGATCCCCTAGACAGCTACGTGGCCTGCTGTTCAGTGCAGCGCAATCCAGCCCCCTACAACAACACTTAGCCTGCGAAAATCCCAGGCCTGTCAGCACTGTCAGAGAACGCACCGAGGGTACACCTGCATTACATGGCGTCAATAGCACAACGATAATTGTGACCTCGTCGGCTAATTCAACTGCATCCGCAGGAACCAGTGAATATCCAAGCACGGAGCTGTCACTCATGAGGAATGACAGCAGGGAGATCTACTCAAGGGAAAGAACAGAACGTGCCGTAACATGTAGAGAATTAGCGGCTAAGCTGCAAGAAGGGACCAGCAGTGAGTACGCCACTTACATGGAGGTTGAACATTCTGCTGACAGAAGTCTTCATCAGCTGTGTACACGTGGTCCTTACTGCGAATGCAGGTCAACTGCACCTGTATCGAAACAATATCGCGACACCAAATCGGGCACTGGCCGTCATGTGGAGCATTTGAAACAATATCCGGGTAGACCAATGCGTGTCTCAGCTCAAGAGCAGTCACCTGGATTGAATGGAAACCCTCCGTTACCTTCCACACACAGCTTTCGTTGGGGCATACAGACATCGAGAAATGGAACAGGGAGGCACTTTACTGCTGCTTATGAGGCCGATGAATATGCATTGAACGTAGATGGAGTCAGCAAACAGAACTTTGAGGATGTTGCAAATGTAGACGAGTAA
- the LOC142564323 gene encoding uncharacterized protein LOC142564323 isoform X2, with amino-acid sequence MTHASGSSFADSPVARQQKKTHSHKPRPTSRKAPVPSSIMGTLLMYRDLPGGPTKVKFADEISRHCLCGQCGMISLSMFQDPGGHMFCDACLHEQSTKHHIYDIYCTYERKRIDINEMFEARDLITILREQYVDCPNQQNCNTKVQLQNLRDHYVLCKQRVQCTSCDQSIETKKRETHVYAFKSQQDTAEAAEKSSASVKTERGYQEEQNTPVLCSHNSRASKPSATQKYSEFESAEESKYLCEERRPAELETAATQPRDQVMSAMGGAAAPMQHNEGENGGPAMMQECGFCQRNVKQRNMPRHRENCTKAPKPCVYCEEQILPVYMPSHMEHCTSNPDNVHTGFSSQCNAEAAAATAAADPDPVDQSSDNSAFYFEHNTHVGGTPAWFQYLASGDWLSAFVAMEESLTFQRMEEESRYALLAPALVFLGRYSCVEDFLAQPSPVQQFDCLLAALFVRAFLPRSVFSRTQEVSWTQALQYLPHFLASRLSEEAVAYLCAYPVFLEEIGSLPVDVNRKCTTERQPRPNPEPLTITEERASRTTVNTLQGEKKDETGTSECVLREQAAALALLGKSHSALFKDESSSKPSHFSSDFVAFDMTALHVGAPFQKDMKQLSVESRSDDSAKGEDADCTVYLNDPPPLNRETSQQARSHLHHTPYASALSTNELLYAALERSPRQLRGLLFSAAQSSPLQQHLACENPRPVSTVRERTEGTPALHGVNSTTIIVTSSANSTASAGTSEYPSTELSLMRNDSREIYSRERTERAVTCRELAAKLQEGTSSEYATYMEVEHSADRSLHQLCTRGPYCECRSTAPVSKQYRDTKSGTGRHVEHLKQYPGRPMRVSAQEQSPGLNGNPPLPSTHSFRWGIQTSRNGTGRHFTAAYEADEYALNVDGVSKQNFEDVANVDE; translated from the exons atgacgcatgcatctggctcgtcattcgccgattcgcctgtTGCTAGGCAACAGAA GAAGACGCACAGCCATAAGCCACGTCCAACATCACGGAAAGCCCCGGTGCCCTCAAGTATTATGGGTACATTGCTGATGTACCGGGACCTTCCCGGTGGTCCGACAAAGGTGAAGTTCGCGGACGAGATATCCCGTCACTGCTTGTGCGGTCAGTGCGGCATGATCTCGCTGTCCATGTTCCAAGATCCCGGAGGCCACATGTTTTGCGATGCTTGTCTACACGAGCAGAGCACGAAGCATCACATATACGACATCTACTGCACGTACGAACGAAAGAGAATCGATATTAACGAG atgTTTGAAGCTCGTGACCTCATCACGATACTCCGCGAACAGTACGTGGACTGTCCGAATCAACAAAATTGTAACACAAAAGTGCAACTGCAGAATCTACGT GATCACTACGTTTTATGCAAACAACGTGTTCAATGCACCAGCTGTGACCAAAGCATCGAGACCAAAAAGCGGGAGACTCACGTCTATGCCTTCAAGTCACAGCAAGacacagcagaagcagcagagAAATCCAGCGCCTCCGTGAAGACG GAGAGAGGATATCAAGAGGAACAGAACACTCCAGTCTTATGTTCTCACAATTCCCGGGCGTCTAAACCAAGCGCTACCCAAAAATATTCTGAATTTGAAAGCGCAGAAGAATCTAAATACCTCTGTGAGGAACGTCGGCCTGCAGAACTGGAGACTGCCGCTACTCAACCACGTGATCAGGTTATGTCCGCCATGGGCGGCGCAGCGGCTCCCATGCAG CACAATGAAGGAGAAAACGGCGGCCCTGCCATGATGCAAGAATGCGGATTTTGCCAAAGAAACGTTAAGCAAAGGAACATGCCACGTCACCGAGAAAATTGCACCAAAGCTCCGAAGCCTTGCGTGTACTGCGAGGAACAGATTCTTCCCGTATATATGCCG TCGCATATGGAACATTGTACTTCGAACCCAGACAACGTACACACG GGTTTCTCTTCCCAGTGCAACGCAGAAGCAGCTGCAGCAACTGCAGCAGCCGACCCCGACCCCGTTGACCAGTCCTCAGACAATTCTGCTTTCTACTTCGAACACAACACCCATGTCGGCGGTACACCTGCCTGGTTCCAGTACTTGGCCTCAGGAGACTGGCTGAGCGCATTCGTGGCTATGGAAGAATCACTCACGTTCCAAAGAATGGAAGAGGAAAGCAGATATGCTCTTTTGGCTCCCGCACTCGTTTTTTTGGGTCGGTACAGCTGCGTGGAAGATTTCCTGGCACAGCCCTCTCCAGTGCAGCAGTTCGACTGTCTGCTAGCAGCACTGTTTGTCAGGGCGTTCCTGCCCCGAAGCGTGTTCTCAAGGACGCAAGAAGTGTCGTGGACGCAAGCTCTGCAATACCTTCCTCATTTCCTGGCATCTAGGCTGAGTGAAGAGGCGGTGGCTTACCTCTGTGCGTACCCTGTTTTTCTGGAAGAAATTGGCTCGCTACCGGTTGATGTAAACCGGAAGTGTACTACGGAACGTCAGCCGCGCCCTAATCCAGAGCCACTCACCATTACGGAAGAAAGAGCGTCGAGAACCACTGTTAACACTCTTCAAGGAGAGAAGAAAGATGAAACGGGGACGTCGGAGTGTGTTTTACGG GAACAAGCGGCTGCACTGGCTTTATTAGGTAAGAgtcattctgctcttttcaagGATGAATCAAGCTCGAAGCCATCTCATTTCTCTTCGGATTTCGTTGCTTTTGATATGACTGCTCTACATGTAGGTGCCCCATTTCAGAAAGACATGAAGCAACTAAGCGTCGAGTCAAGAAGCGACGACAGTGCAAAAGGAGAAGACGCTGACTGCACTGTATATTTGAATGATCCCCCGCCATTGAACAGAGAGACCTCACAGCAAGCACGAAGCCATTTGCATCACACGCCCTACGCGTCTGCATTGAGCACAAATGAATTGTTGTATGCGGCCTTAGAACGATCCCCTAGACAGCTACGTGGCCTGCTGTTCAGTGCAGCGCAATCCAGCCCCCTACAACAACACTTAGCCTGCGAAAATCCCAGGCCTGTCAGCACTGTCAGAGAACGCACCGAGGGTACACCTGCATTACATGGCGTCAATAGCACAACGATAATTGTGACCTCGTCGGCTAATTCAACTGCATCCGCAGGAACCAGTGAATATCCAAGCACGGAGCTGTCACTCATGAGGAATGACAGCAGGGAGATCTACTCAAGGGAAAGAACAGAACGTGCCGTAACATGTAGAGAATTAGCGGCTAAGCTGCAAGAAGGGACCAGCAGTGAGTACGCCACTTACATGGAGGTTGAACATTCTGCTGACAGAAGTCTTCATCAGCTGTGTACACGTGGTCCTTACTGCGAATGCAGGTCAACTGCACCTGTATCGAAACAATATCGCGACACCAAATCGGGCACTGGCCGTCATGTGGAGCATTTGAAACAATATCCGGGTAGACCAATGCGTGTCTCAGCTCAAGAGCAGTCACCTGGATTGAATGGAAACCCTCCGTTACCTTCCACACACAGCTTTCGTTGGGGCATACAGACATCGAGAAATGGAACAGGGAGGCACTTTACTGCTGCTTATGAGGCCGATGAATATGCATTGAACGTAGATGGAGTCAGCAAACAGAACTTTGAGGATGTTGCAAATGTAGACGAGTAA
- the LOC142564323 gene encoding uncharacterized protein LOC142564323 isoform X5 — protein sequence MTHASGSSFADSPVARQQKKTHSHKPRPTSRKAPVPSSIMGTLLMYRDLPGGPTKVKFADEISRHCLCGQCGMISLSMFQDPGGHMFCDACLHEQSTKHHIYDIYCTYERKRIDINEDHYVLCKQRVQCTSCDQSIETKKRETHVYAFKSQQDTAEAAEKSSASVKTVKERGYQEEQNTPVLCSHNSRASKPSATQKYSEFESAEESKYLCEERRPAELETAATQPRDQVMSAMGGAAAPMQHNEGENGGPAMMQECGFCQRNVKQRNMPRHRENCTKAPKPCVYCEEQILPVYMPSHMEHCTSNPDNVHTGFSSQCNAEAAAATAAADPDPVDQSSDNSAFYFEHNTHVGGTPAWFQYLASGDWLSAFVAMEESLTFQRMEEESRYALLAPALVFLGRYSCVEDFLAQPSPVQQFDCLLAALFVRAFLPRSVFSRTQEVSWTQALQYLPHFLASRLSEEAVAYLCAYPVFLEEIGSLPVDVNRKCTTERQPRPNPEPLTITEERASRTTVNTLQGEKKDETGTSECVLREQAAALALLGKSHSALFKDESSSKPSHFSSDFVAFDMTALHVGAPFQKDMKQLSVESRSDDSAKGEDADCTVYLNDPPPLNRETSQQARSHLHHTPYASALSTNELLYAALERSPRQLRGLLFSAAQSSPLQQHLACENPRPVSTVRERTEGTPALHGVNSTTIIVTSSANSTASAGTSEYPSTELSLMRNDSREIYSRERTERAVTCRELAAKLQEGTSSEYATYMEVEHSADRSLHQLCTRGPYCECRSTAPVSKQYRDTKSGTGRHVEHLKQYPGRPMRVSAQEQSPGLNGNPPLPSTHSFRWGIQTSRNGTGRHFTAAYEADEYALNVDGVSKQNFEDVANVDE from the exons atgacgcatgcatctggctcgtcattcgccgattcgcctgtTGCTAGGCAACAGAA GAAGACGCACAGCCATAAGCCACGTCCAACATCACGGAAAGCCCCGGTGCCCTCAAGTATTATGGGTACATTGCTGATGTACCGGGACCTTCCCGGTGGTCCGACAAAGGTGAAGTTCGCGGACGAGATATCCCGTCACTGCTTGTGCGGTCAGTGCGGCATGATCTCGCTGTCCATGTTCCAAGATCCCGGAGGCCACATGTTTTGCGATGCTTGTCTACACGAGCAGAGCACGAAGCATCACATATACGACATCTACTGCACGTACGAACGAAAGAGAATCGATATTAACGAG GATCACTACGTTTTATGCAAACAACGTGTTCAATGCACCAGCTGTGACCAAAGCATCGAGACCAAAAAGCGGGAGACTCACGTCTATGCCTTCAAGTCACAGCAAGacacagcagaagcagcagagAAATCCAGCGCCTCCGTGAAGACGGTAAAG GAGAGAGGATATCAAGAGGAACAGAACACTCCAGTCTTATGTTCTCACAATTCCCGGGCGTCTAAACCAAGCGCTACCCAAAAATATTCTGAATTTGAAAGCGCAGAAGAATCTAAATACCTCTGTGAGGAACGTCGGCCTGCAGAACTGGAGACTGCCGCTACTCAACCACGTGATCAGGTTATGTCCGCCATGGGCGGCGCAGCGGCTCCCATGCAG CACAATGAAGGAGAAAACGGCGGCCCTGCCATGATGCAAGAATGCGGATTTTGCCAAAGAAACGTTAAGCAAAGGAACATGCCACGTCACCGAGAAAATTGCACCAAAGCTCCGAAGCCTTGCGTGTACTGCGAGGAACAGATTCTTCCCGTATATATGCCG TCGCATATGGAACATTGTACTTCGAACCCAGACAACGTACACACG GGTTTCTCTTCCCAGTGCAACGCAGAAGCAGCTGCAGCAACTGCAGCAGCCGACCCCGACCCCGTTGACCAGTCCTCAGACAATTCTGCTTTCTACTTCGAACACAACACCCATGTCGGCGGTACACCTGCCTGGTTCCAGTACTTGGCCTCAGGAGACTGGCTGAGCGCATTCGTGGCTATGGAAGAATCACTCACGTTCCAAAGAATGGAAGAGGAAAGCAGATATGCTCTTTTGGCTCCCGCACTCGTTTTTTTGGGTCGGTACAGCTGCGTGGAAGATTTCCTGGCACAGCCCTCTCCAGTGCAGCAGTTCGACTGTCTGCTAGCAGCACTGTTTGTCAGGGCGTTCCTGCCCCGAAGCGTGTTCTCAAGGACGCAAGAAGTGTCGTGGACGCAAGCTCTGCAATACCTTCCTCATTTCCTGGCATCTAGGCTGAGTGAAGAGGCGGTGGCTTACCTCTGTGCGTACCCTGTTTTTCTGGAAGAAATTGGCTCGCTACCGGTTGATGTAAACCGGAAGTGTACTACGGAACGTCAGCCGCGCCCTAATCCAGAGCCACTCACCATTACGGAAGAAAGAGCGTCGAGAACCACTGTTAACACTCTTCAAGGAGAGAAGAAAGATGAAACGGGGACGTCGGAGTGTGTTTTACGG GAACAAGCGGCTGCACTGGCTTTATTAGGTAAGAgtcattctgctcttttcaagGATGAATCAAGCTCGAAGCCATCTCATTTCTCTTCGGATTTCGTTGCTTTTGATATGACTGCTCTACATGTAGGTGCCCCATTTCAGAAAGACATGAAGCAACTAAGCGTCGAGTCAAGAAGCGACGACAGTGCAAAAGGAGAAGACGCTGACTGCACTGTATATTTGAATGATCCCCCGCCATTGAACAGAGAGACCTCACAGCAAGCACGAAGCCATTTGCATCACACGCCCTACGCGTCTGCATTGAGCACAAATGAATTGTTGTATGCGGCCTTAGAACGATCCCCTAGACAGCTACGTGGCCTGCTGTTCAGTGCAGCGCAATCCAGCCCCCTACAACAACACTTAGCCTGCGAAAATCCCAGGCCTGTCAGCACTGTCAGAGAACGCACCGAGGGTACACCTGCATTACATGGCGTCAATAGCACAACGATAATTGTGACCTCGTCGGCTAATTCAACTGCATCCGCAGGAACCAGTGAATATCCAAGCACGGAGCTGTCACTCATGAGGAATGACAGCAGGGAGATCTACTCAAGGGAAAGAACAGAACGTGCCGTAACATGTAGAGAATTAGCGGCTAAGCTGCAAGAAGGGACCAGCAGTGAGTACGCCACTTACATGGAGGTTGAACATTCTGCTGACAGAAGTCTTCATCAGCTGTGTACACGTGGTCCTTACTGCGAATGCAGGTCAACTGCACCTGTATCGAAACAATATCGCGACACCAAATCGGGCACTGGCCGTCATGTGGAGCATTTGAAACAATATCCGGGTAGACCAATGCGTGTCTCAGCTCAAGAGCAGTCACCTGGATTGAATGGAAACCCTCCGTTACCTTCCACACACAGCTTTCGTTGGGGCATACAGACATCGAGAAATGGAACAGGGAGGCACTTTACTGCTGCTTATGAGGCCGATGAATATGCATTGAACGTAGATGGAGTCAGCAAACAGAACTTTGAGGATGTTGCAAATGTAGACGAGTAA
- the LOC142564323 gene encoding uncharacterized protein LOC142564323 isoform X3: protein MTHASGSSFADSPVARQQKKTHSHKPRPTSRKAPVPSSIMGTLLMYRDLPGGPTKVKFADEISRHCLCGQCGMISLSMFQDPGGHMFCDACLHEQSTKHHIYDIYCTYERKRIDINEMFEARDLITILREQYVDCPNQQNCNTKVQLQNLRDHYVLCKQRVQCTSCDQSIETKKRETHVYAFKSQQDTAEAAEKSSASVKTVKERGYQEEQNTPVLCSHNSRASKPSATQKYSEFESAEESKYLCEERRPAELETAATQPRDQVMSAMGGAAAPMQHNEGENGGPAMMQECGFCQRNVKQRNMPRHRENCTKAPKPCVYCEEQILPVYMPSHMEHCTSNPDNVHTCNAEAAAATAAADPDPVDQSSDNSAFYFEHNTHVGGTPAWFQYLASGDWLSAFVAMEESLTFQRMEEESRYALLAPALVFLGRYSCVEDFLAQPSPVQQFDCLLAALFVRAFLPRSVFSRTQEVSWTQALQYLPHFLASRLSEEAVAYLCAYPVFLEEIGSLPVDVNRKCTTERQPRPNPEPLTITEERASRTTVNTLQGEKKDETGTSECVLREQAAALALLGKSHSALFKDESSSKPSHFSSDFVAFDMTALHVGAPFQKDMKQLSVESRSDDSAKGEDADCTVYLNDPPPLNRETSQQARSHLHHTPYASALSTNELLYAALERSPRQLRGLLFSAAQSSPLQQHLACENPRPVSTVRERTEGTPALHGVNSTTIIVTSSANSTASAGTSEYPSTELSLMRNDSREIYSRERTERAVTCRELAAKLQEGTSSEYATYMEVEHSADRSLHQLCTRGPYCECRSTAPVSKQYRDTKSGTGRHVEHLKQYPGRPMRVSAQEQSPGLNGNPPLPSTHSFRWGIQTSRNGTGRHFTAAYEADEYALNVDGVSKQNFEDVANVDE, encoded by the exons atgacgcatgcatctggctcgtcattcgccgattcgcctgtTGCTAGGCAACAGAA GAAGACGCACAGCCATAAGCCACGTCCAACATCACGGAAAGCCCCGGTGCCCTCAAGTATTATGGGTACATTGCTGATGTACCGGGACCTTCCCGGTGGTCCGACAAAGGTGAAGTTCGCGGACGAGATATCCCGTCACTGCTTGTGCGGTCAGTGCGGCATGATCTCGCTGTCCATGTTCCAAGATCCCGGAGGCCACATGTTTTGCGATGCTTGTCTACACGAGCAGAGCACGAAGCATCACATATACGACATCTACTGCACGTACGAACGAAAGAGAATCGATATTAACGAG atgTTTGAAGCTCGTGACCTCATCACGATACTCCGCGAACAGTACGTGGACTGTCCGAATCAACAAAATTGTAACACAAAAGTGCAACTGCAGAATCTACGT GATCACTACGTTTTATGCAAACAACGTGTTCAATGCACCAGCTGTGACCAAAGCATCGAGACCAAAAAGCGGGAGACTCACGTCTATGCCTTCAAGTCACAGCAAGacacagcagaagcagcagagAAATCCAGCGCCTCCGTGAAGACGGTAAAG GAGAGAGGATATCAAGAGGAACAGAACACTCCAGTCTTATGTTCTCACAATTCCCGGGCGTCTAAACCAAGCGCTACCCAAAAATATTCTGAATTTGAAAGCGCAGAAGAATCTAAATACCTCTGTGAGGAACGTCGGCCTGCAGAACTGGAGACTGCCGCTACTCAACCACGTGATCAGGTTATGTCCGCCATGGGCGGCGCAGCGGCTCCCATGCAG CACAATGAAGGAGAAAACGGCGGCCCTGCCATGATGCAAGAATGCGGATTTTGCCAAAGAAACGTTAAGCAAAGGAACATGCCACGTCACCGAGAAAATTGCACCAAAGCTCCGAAGCCTTGCGTGTACTGCGAGGAACAGATTCTTCCCGTATATATGCCG TCGCATATGGAACATTGTACTTCGAACCCAGACAACGTACACACG TGCAACGCAGAAGCAGCTGCAGCAACTGCAGCAGCCGACCCCGACCCCGTTGACCAGTCCTCAGACAATTCTGCTTTCTACTTCGAACACAACACCCATGTCGGCGGTACACCTGCCTGGTTCCAGTACTTGGCCTCAGGAGACTGGCTGAGCGCATTCGTGGCTATGGAAGAATCACTCACGTTCCAAAGAATGGAAGAGGAAAGCAGATATGCTCTTTTGGCTCCCGCACTCGTTTTTTTGGGTCGGTACAGCTGCGTGGAAGATTTCCTGGCACAGCCCTCTCCAGTGCAGCAGTTCGACTGTCTGCTAGCAGCACTGTTTGTCAGGGCGTTCCTGCCCCGAAGCGTGTTCTCAAGGACGCAAGAAGTGTCGTGGACGCAAGCTCTGCAATACCTTCCTCATTTCCTGGCATCTAGGCTGAGTGAAGAGGCGGTGGCTTACCTCTGTGCGTACCCTGTTTTTCTGGAAGAAATTGGCTCGCTACCGGTTGATGTAAACCGGAAGTGTACTACGGAACGTCAGCCGCGCCCTAATCCAGAGCCACTCACCATTACGGAAGAAAGAGCGTCGAGAACCACTGTTAACACTCTTCAAGGAGAGAAGAAAGATGAAACGGGGACGTCGGAGTGTGTTTTACGG GAACAAGCGGCTGCACTGGCTTTATTAGGTAAGAgtcattctgctcttttcaagGATGAATCAAGCTCGAAGCCATCTCATTTCTCTTCGGATTTCGTTGCTTTTGATATGACTGCTCTACATGTAGGTGCCCCATTTCAGAAAGACATGAAGCAACTAAGCGTCGAGTCAAGAAGCGACGACAGTGCAAAAGGAGAAGACGCTGACTGCACTGTATATTTGAATGATCCCCCGCCATTGAACAGAGAGACCTCACAGCAAGCACGAAGCCATTTGCATCACACGCCCTACGCGTCTGCATTGAGCACAAATGAATTGTTGTATGCGGCCTTAGAACGATCCCCTAGACAGCTACGTGGCCTGCTGTTCAGTGCAGCGCAATCCAGCCCCCTACAACAACACTTAGCCTGCGAAAATCCCAGGCCTGTCAGCACTGTCAGAGAACGCACCGAGGGTACACCTGCATTACATGGCGTCAATAGCACAACGATAATTGTGACCTCGTCGGCTAATTCAACTGCATCCGCAGGAACCAGTGAATATCCAAGCACGGAGCTGTCACTCATGAGGAATGACAGCAGGGAGATCTACTCAAGGGAAAGAACAGAACGTGCCGTAACATGTAGAGAATTAGCGGCTAAGCTGCAAGAAGGGACCAGCAGTGAGTACGCCACTTACATGGAGGTTGAACATTCTGCTGACAGAAGTCTTCATCAGCTGTGTACACGTGGTCCTTACTGCGAATGCAGGTCAACTGCACCTGTATCGAAACAATATCGCGACACCAAATCGGGCACTGGCCGTCATGTGGAGCATTTGAAACAATATCCGGGTAGACCAATGCGTGTCTCAGCTCAAGAGCAGTCACCTGGATTGAATGGAAACCCTCCGTTACCTTCCACACACAGCTTTCGTTGGGGCATACAGACATCGAGAAATGGAACAGGGAGGCACTTTACTGCTGCTTATGAGGCCGATGAATATGCATTGAACGTAGATGGAGTCAGCAAACAGAACTTTGAGGATGTTGCAAATGTAGACGAGTAA